The Myxococcales bacterium genome includes the window GTCGACGGGGTACAACGGCTCCATTCGCGGGCTGCCGCATTGCACGGAAGCTGGCCATATGATGGAGGACGGACACTGCGTAGCGACGATCCATGCCGAGACCAATGCGATCCTCCAGGCGGCGCGTAACGGCGTCATGATCGACGGCGCGTCGATTTACGTCACCGCGAGTCCTTGTTGGAACTGCTTTAAACAGCTTGCGAACGCCGGGATCACCCGTATTTGTTACGGCGAGTTTTATCGCGACACGCGCAGCTTAGAGGTGGCTACTGCAGTTGGCATCGAACTTATTCATGTGCCGATCGCGTCCCCGCCTGGTGCTTAAGATACTGAAATAACTTGAGCCCCCGGTCTGCGCCGGAACGCCCGCGGCCTTTGGTTTGCAAATGGGGGGCGTTTTCCTTAGGCTATTTGAATGGCTCAACTCGGTCTGACCAACCCAGCGCCCGCGCGCGTGCCAGCGGCACTGCTGCTTGCGCTCGCCTGGCTGCTCTTGGTCCCGGCGCAGGCCGGCGCGGACGATGGCGCCAAGCGCCGCCCCACAGCCAAGGCCACCTCCACCAAAGTTCAAGCTAAGGCCAAGGCCAAGGCTAAGCCTAAGGCAGCCGGGAAGTCATCCAAGGCCAAACCGGCGGCCCGCGGCGGCAAAAAGGTTGCGGCGGCGAGCGGAAAAACCTCGCGCAAAAAGAAGGCGCGGCGTCCGCGCTTTGTCGGCCACAACGCCCCAGCGAGCACGCTGCGCACCGAACCGCTCGCCAAGCCCTCGGGTGAAATTTGGTTGTGGGCCGAAAACCTCAATGAAGAGCTAAAAGTTCAAATCTATCGCGAAGACGGCTCCCTCAATGATGAGGTGCTGGCGCAGCTTGATGACGTCTTTCGCTGCAAGCGCACCCACGATGTGCGCGCCGTCCGCCCTGAACTCTACGAAATGCTCTCGCGCATTTACGATCAGTTTGGCCAGCAACGCCTGATTCTCGTCAGCGGCTACCGCGCCACCGAACGCGCGGGCAGCCGGCATCATCATGCCTCGGCGATGGATTTGCGCGTACCCGGCGTTTCGATCAAAGAGGTCTACGCCTATGCCCAATCGCTCGATACCGGGGGCATGGGCATCGGCATCTATCCCAACAGCGGCTTTGTCCACGTCGACTTTCGCGCGCCCGCATCGCCAAGCTATCGCTGGACCGACTACTCCCCACCAGGTGGCGGCAAGGTCACCAAAAAAGGCCGCCGTCCGGCGACCAAGAGCAACAAAGCCACGAAGCGCCGGCCAAACGTTTAGACAGAAACGCATTGAGTGGGGATCTTGCGGTGTACGGCTTCGCGAGCCTCGTTACAGCCAGACGGCTGCGCCTCGGCATCGCTGCAGGCGTGCACCGCAATCTCCTCCACCCACTGCGTTCTGTTCTCCGCCATTTTAGGATTTAGATTGTACGTATCTGGTTAACGTCCGAGTTTACGTCCAGGTCGCCCAAATGTCGGGCGCAAACCCAAGCGTCGCCTGCGCGCCGTTGCGCACGATCGGCGTCTTGCACAGGAGTGGATCGTCGAGCAACAGGCTCTCAAGGCGCGCCGCCGAGGGCGAGCCATGCGCCAGGCCCTTGTCGAGATAGCGGCGGCTGGTGGTGTCGAGCATCGCCTGGACGCCACCGACGCGCGCGGCGACGCTGCGCAGCTCGCCGGGCGCGAGGCCCTTGCTCGCCAAGTCGACGGCGTGAAACTTGATGCCACGTTCCTTAAACCAACGCTCGGCCTTGCGCGTGTCGGGGCATTTTTTGGTGCCAAAGACTTGGATGTTCACGAGTGGTCCCCTTTTAACTGAGGCATGCACATAACCTGAAATTCATAATTTAAGATCCAAAATGGCGAAGAACAGAACGCAGTGGGTGGAGGAGATTGCGGTGCGCGCCTGCAGCGATGCCGAGGCGCAGCCGTCTGGCTGTAACGAGGCTCGCGAAGCCGTACACCGGTCGATTATTGTCTCCGGCCCCACTCAATGCGTTTCTGTTTGGCGCAATTAGTGGCGCAGGCGCTGCGGATCGTAGGCCGCCGCCCGGTGGGGGACGCGGGCCGGCGCCATCACTTTTTGCGCGTTGGCGAAGTCGATCACCGGCGGGGTGCCGAGCCAGGTCGACAAGCTAGCCATAAGCGTCGCACGATCCTCGGGGGCCATCTCAAACAGGCCCGCGCCGTGGTTGCCGCGCGCAACCTCATACTTCTGCACCGCGGTCCGTGTCGGCGCGGCGATGGCGCCGGCGGTCCATGGGTCGAACTCGCCGTAGATAAACGCAATATCGGTGGCCTCGTCGGCGACCCACGCGAGCGTGTCAATCACGGCGCTATTGTCGTAGGGCAGGTCGACGTCTTTGGGCGCATACGTTTGCGACGTATCAGTTCCTGGATAGCGCAAGAGGTCGGCAATCAGCGACTCAGGCGGCAGGTAGTCGCCGAGTTGGGTCGCGGCCTGGTAGTAATAGGCCGCGTAGTCCTCGATCGTCGCGTCGCTTACCAAATAGTCGATGCCGACGACGACGTCGAGATAATCGAGGATTTCTTCGTCGCTTGCCGTTTCGTCCGGAATCGTCTCGCAGTTATAGTCTTCATAGTCGGGGCCGATATATTGCCAAAACGCCCAAGGCGCCTCGATGATGAGGTGTTCAAACGCCACGTCGGCGCTGCCGAGGTGAGCATACGTGCCTCCCATCAACGGCACGATGTCGTCGCGACGCGTCAGTGCCAGCCGCTGAAACTCGACCCACGACGCGCGACAGGCCGCCTGCTCGTCGCCGCCAACTTGATTCAGAAACGCCTCGTAGCGGGGATCCGCGAGTTGCGGCGTAAACGGCGCGACGTAGGCCAGCGTGCCGTCGAAGTCGCACGGGCTGAGCTTGCGATGAAAGGTCGCGGTCTTGCCGCCCTTGCTGCCCCCTGTGTTTATCCAGCCGCCCGGGAACATGAAGCGAAGCGCACGCACCCAACGGTGTTCGTCGAGCGCCTGTTGCCGAATTGTCAGCTTGCTCCAGTCGCGTGGGCTTGGCGTTGACGGCCCAAAAAATCGATGCTCGATCTCAATTTGGTTGGTGCCAAAGATCAGCGCCGGTTCGCTGAGATAGCCGCCGAGATGGTAGCCGCTGGTGTAGAACACCATGGGCGCCTCCGCGCCCGCGACATACAGGACGGCGTGCTGGGTAAACGTACCTACCGACAAATCGGCGTGGTCTATCGGTTGCTCGAGCGTAAGATCAAAACGCTGCCGCGGCGTCGGGCCGCCCGTATCGCCGGCTTCGTTGCGCGTGGCGGTGAGGCCGGGCACGCAAGCGAGCTGGCCCTCGATATCCGTGGCGTCGCAACTTGGCGCGGTGACCTCGCAGCTAGTGACCGTCTGGTTGTCGTCCGGCGCGGCGTCGTCACCGCCACAGGCGGTCGCGGCCAGCGCGCCCAGCAAAACCGCTGCGAGGAGGTGAGCGCGTGGTCGCGGCGGCCGCGTTCGTGTGGTCGCGGTCGGCGAAGTTTGCAGATTCATGCCCCGAGCTTACGACAGCGCCGCGGCTTTTGAGACCAATAAATTTCGGGCCGCGGGGCGTACCCCGCGGCGGGCGCAAAAAAATATGGAACCGCGCGGAGGGCGCGTTGTCAGGGTAAGGGAAGAGCGAGGCGTTGCGAACAACGGCGTGGCTGGTGCAGTAGCCAGGG containing:
- a CDS encoding cytidine/deoxycytidylate deaminase family protein; translated protein: MANRASWDEYFMSIAQVVATRSTCERKYVGAVIVRNKTILSTGYNGSIRGLPHCTEAGHMMEDGHCVATIHAETNAILQAARNGVMIDGASIYVTASPCWNCFKQLANAGITRICYGEFYRDTRSLEVATAVGIELIHVPIASPPGA
- a CDS encoding YcbK family protein gives rise to the protein MAQLGLTNPAPARVPAALLLALAWLLLVPAQAGADDGAKRRPTAKATSTKVQAKAKAKAKPKAAGKSSKAKPAARGGKKVAAASGKTSRKKKARRPRFVGHNAPASTLRTEPLAKPSGEIWLWAENLNEELKVQIYREDGSLNDEVLAQLDDVFRCKRTHDVRAVRPELYEMLSRIYDQFGQQRLILVSGYRATERAGSRHHHASAMDLRVPGVSIKEVYAYAQSLDTGGMGIGIYPNSGFVHVDFRAPASPSYRWTDYSPPGGGKVTKKGRRPATKSNKATKRRPNV
- a CDS encoding ArsC family transcriptional regulator, producing the protein MNIQVFGTKKCPDTRKAERWFKERGIKFHAVDLASKGLAPGELRSVAARVGGVQAMLDTTSRRYLDKGLAHGSPSAARLESLLLDDPLLCKTPIVRNGAQATLGFAPDIWATWT